Within the Hermetia illucens chromosome 6, iHerIll2.2.curated.20191125, whole genome shotgun sequence genome, the region cgGGCTGTCTTTCAGTATCTGGTTTGTATTCCACATATCTCaaagttttttggtttttttcccTAAGTACATTATAAAGAACAATTTTGTTGCACTCACTGCATTATCTACATAGTTTCCGTAATCTGAAGAATTTCATTATTGATCTTTACTGAGtcgctatcggtatcttcgccaGATGAAGGGTCAGTCGTTTTCGGCCAGTCCTTACGTTAGGGTCTGTTTATAACCCAATTATACTGGGAGATTCCTGCAGTTTTTCCAAGAaagttcaatattttcaaaatccttAAGCGTCtacaatttcgtagaaatctaaACTGAATTATGACATTGTTCAAATGACTGCTGGAAGGAATTTAGTCCGGCAATCAGTGGATAATATCAAAATTATCCAAGCTTTTTTACTGTCTTCTAACCGCTGATACAGTGTACAGTGAAATCCCGGGAATTTGTAGACCGATTATCCTAATTTTCcgattaattttctttattttgcactcccgataattggtaatcctgatatttcgtaccaaatggTCCGTTCCTTGACCATATGTATTATCGCGATTCTACTTTTTTTTGATTCTCGAACGATTTTTCAAGGCCTTAGCTTTCGACCCAGTAGGGGTTTAAGTTTGAATTCACCCGAATGTTTCTACCTAAGATATAAGCCCAAATAATGAACAACCTCTTTGGGATTGTTCACCGATTTGTCATCACTTCGCAACTCACAGATTTCCGCTCTAACTAGACGAGAAGCCTTACTTGTCTTCAACCGATCGAACGATATGACGTACCTAATGTAATGCAAAACAAACTTAAACATATTCGATTTTTAGGCAACATAACATAATCATCAGTTGTGATGCGTGAAAATAAgaacaaataaaatattatatgaaaattgaaatgtaAATTCACTTTGTTTTAAAGAGAATGAAATCTCAACTGTTATTTGGATGTGTACATATAATGAATaaagaaataatttgaattgaagTCAAATGTAAATTAGTTTTCTTTTTGGGATTGTCGAAATTGTCATTGTGATGTGGGTAATCCCCATCTTTTTTTGAAACATGCAATATCTTGATGTGTGTGATATTTCTACTCATTAAGGTCTACGTTAGTGAAGGAACCCGAGTCAACTTGTTCACTTCACAATCTCATACTAGTGAGGCTGCGAAGTGCAGGAAGTGACGAGACTATTGCGGCTGCACATGTCGGTAAGTATTTCGATTTTGTGacgttttaaaaaaattgaagtctTTTCAACAAAAAGGGTTAATGCCGATTTGTTTAATTTGCTTTTGTGTAATTTCTAATATTTTTGTCTTCATTGGTTATTCTagtgttaacatttttttctttcgatttttgaagtatattagagaacttcattcaagaccgtagcgatacactacagtagaaggtaatgtggtcaacattgcgctcgcccgagattattaccctgatttgactcaggtactcattcacagctgagtcggttgGTATCCTACATCCAGTGAAAATAACATCACTCCTGccgctagtgagatttgaatagcGACTTTCCGGTACGACagagctctaaccacttgagccacccGGACACACCCGGCACATGCTGCCAATAAATGACTGTTGATTCGGTTCTGATTGGTGCGCCAGGAGGTCATTTTTGCCATTACTTTAAAGATCTGGTCGACTTTCCTAGCTACAAGGTGTAATATAATGGCTGAAATTCCTCGTGTCCCATGGTGTTCCAAAGTATTGATGATCTGTCTTTCCAGTTTGCAAAGTCTACGTAGAATTAGTTGTAAACCCTGAAGATTCCTTGTTGCAAATTTCCCAAGAGTCCACGTGAATTCCTTCCATGTCTAATAGCGTTCATAATCATGTTGACTTCCTCTCCCAGTTGAGTGATGAGTTCCGCACACCGTAGGTCTGGCTGCAGTAGTAGGCCTTCCTTATATACATGGGACACTTTATGATATATCTGTTGGGTATGTTCTAGATCAGACATAATCTCTTCACTTGAGATGTTAACATTTAATTGGAATTGTTGCTTTGTGGATCACGTAGTCTAAATGCTCGCCATATATCCCTGGTTCGGAGTGCTTGATGCTATAATTACTCCTCGCCCCCGTGTGTTGTGTGTGTGCTTGAGGTGGGGGAAAGGcaaaacctctgagcacccagACCCTAGTGGTTGATTGTTCTCGATTCCTCCGTCTAACGGTATATCCCGATTTCGCTTATGTATCGCGGGTTTCCTCTATTGAATGTGGTGCTATCCGCTGCGGTTGGAGTACATCGGcaacaaaaatctgatgtctgatgtgtccataggcggggcattcacatagaaaatgttccacgATCCCGCTTCCTTATTATCGGATGGACACGTACCATCTTTGAAAATCCCTAACCTGAGCATATGCCAAGctggtgaattatggcctgtaaCAATGCCCCTGTATATTTGTTTAATTCTGACAGGAAACGTTTGGTATGTTAGCAGCATTAAAGTTCAGCCACCTGTCGctatggaaagcttgttcccaatttttgatacCATAATGAATCGATGTTATTGACACtccaattactggttccggtccgggtacggggaaaaattgaaccatattttgctaaagcattagaaatttcatttctctctatacCACAGTCACcgagtacccagagtagttccaccctattgaatctagaaacagagttcaatcggtttctacattcgtgaatgatttttgaagtgttGAAAGGACtgttcaacgccctcaatgcagcttaactaacgctacagattgcgatacgccCTTCAACCGATCAtaaatcatccaggttgccgtccttaggatcgcatatacttcagcccGAAAGACAAGTTGCGTATTGTtctcaagggaaaagcccacttctcatttttattcgagaggtagactcctgctcaagaaccattttctgtttttgaactatcggtgtagaagacctcAGTATATCTTCAAACGCATTTtatggttcgtcccagttttctcgtCGTTTCAAGATTCTACCAAACAGACAGATCTGAAAATCAGAAGACATTgctaaaactagattcagttcttccaatgttctgcgCCCCCACGTCCATAATCGAATTAGGCTCTGAGTTGCTCTCATtgaagtgctctgaataaacaaatctaagGGCTGCAAatggagtaatgcattcagagttgcGCCGGGTGTGgtactcatggcaccggtgatacccaggcacacagttctttgcagtgtggctagtttacagcggaaattcttttgtttcaccttaaccaacCACGCTaccgatgcataagcgaacattactacctgagccTTAGGTTCCCATGCGAACCCATAAGTTATGAAAGCTTGTTTCATATTTATTTCTACATGTTTgatccaaagaagcttcttgtcttgaataactcccagatatttcattttttggagtgttgaaggattgtacccctcatcGCTGGAAGGTGAAGACcatccaggttcctcctttttgtaaatagcaccattgtggttttatttggatttactgaaaattcatgtctgagacaccaactgttaatcaaatcaatggcATGTTGTGTATTTCTGCACACTATTCCGAGATCCCGAACAACAGCTAGCCGAGCCACGTCATGCGcatattttgcagtttgcatagtagtgagttgatcagcatgctccacagaagtggcgacagcaCAGTAGGTGTGCAACCTTtcatcgcttccgttgttaggtagcgatcaacatacagcaatctgcgttagcatagcgtagatccactctattagagtttcgtcaacaccatgatctctgacggcatcacagagctttggGAAGGGCACACagtcagaataataataatcgttggcgcaacaagccatgttggatcagggccttgaagtgtgttagagcacttaattcaagaccgtaacggtacactacagtacactgaaggaggcaatgtggtcagcattgcgctcgcccgagattattaccctgatttgactcaggtactcattcacagctgagtcgactggtatccgacgtgaaatcacgatacaaatcccactgccaccaatgagatttgaaccgcgaccttccgtacgacagacttgtgctctaaccactcagcgatCCAGACTACGCACAGTCAGAAGCCCCTTCAATatcccccatcgcgtactcaccgtTCAgagttgaaaccaaagaataaagagcagcctcacaggactttccacgtttaGTGAGTGCGACCTtgtcttctcgcgaatgtgatgctcaaccggtctcttctgacatttcagtgaaaatgatgttaagctgatttatcTGAAGTCCTTTGGACCTGAATCTtttccaggctttggtatgaagactatcttCATTAGAGGAAGGTACGTAGcctagagcaagacatcctcgaaaaatatttcttagaagttgctctaagtactctataccctcctttagcatcgctgggtagatgccatccatgcgagGTGGTTTGATGTGTTCAAATTATAGTATAGcaactctcgccttttcattggtaacaaccgctctcgcagtgtcccaattccccttgcaacaccttcgtgttgaagggtttgcagaaatcgccaattttcttcttcccacttctgagacctgttctcccgggtggtgtacttccaagggagtctgtatagactcaaccctGGAGTTCgtaaaagtaccatccggttttctaagagagtccaacttggccgactcatcctttcaTCCTTTCCCTtttaccttccagttcctcacagtatgcacTAAAAGAGCCTCGTTTCGAacattttacgagcctcttatattcacgctgtgagttccgcaaGTTTAGCCAGCTTTCAACTTTGTTGCTTTtgtaagcacgatttagaagtcgtctggtcgatttcctgagtctttgcagttcacggttccaccatggaactgtTTTATCCTGTTGACATGGGAAAATAGGACAAACTTCTTCAAAGCACTCCAAAactgtgcaattcagagttctcaattgatcttctatcgccaaaggagtccgtagccgcctagggagctccactttgtcgTCAATAAGATTATTGAGCTTTGTCGAACCCGTTTTGTttgggttccgtctttgtattacaggctgttcgcctgtcGAACTAAATTTTAAGCAACGGtcatctgagagtgagacttcatctagtactcaccagtttctaatcaactctaacaactttgaggtGTAGATTGTTAGGGATGCCTTAGTACGGAGGAGTTTGTTCCGAAATCCACCCACCGGCTCGCTTCTTAGCCTATTGGGTCTGATCCTACCAACAATCAAGCACTATCACAAATTTCTTTGTTCGAAGGCgttaagagttcgtaattttgcTTGCTTAATTTAAGTCCTCgaaaaatacatgaagactaACCAGGATTCTTCTTCAATCCGCCGGGATCTTAATCGATTTTGTTTGGGCATAGTTTTGCCTGATCTGTATGGAGTCGAGAGTTTCAAATCACCTTCTAGCGTATCGAACCATTGTTGTTTCGGTTGGCCTTTTTgtcatcgacttcgatctttGCTCTAAAACCAATGTTTACgactgtggaacgccatttcatccacgttctggaaattctcactggtcattgtcggctgaactatcacctagggaagctagggatatctacggacactgcctgcaggttttgtgaggaggaggacgaaacctctatgcacgtcctgggacagtgtccggcacttgtgcaaagtaggtcgatacatctgggagaacactcaataccagatgcaaagctgaaacatctggaagtgggaaacatactaaagttcctgacggttacaggcttgcttgagatactatggttaataggtacactataaccagtaaggaCGCGATGCAActatcccttaacagaataaaaaaAAGCCTACATATCGGAAACCTCCTTTGATGCGGAGGGCTACAAAATCGTGATGTGTCTTAACTTGGATCGGGCTGTCACAGTGAAGAACCTGTCAGAAACCGACCCTAAGCCATGAGAGCGTACCTTGCGGTAGTCATCAGCAGCAGTCCGACATCAGCTTCGTGTGTGTTACTATTTGGCTTTCTAAAGTACAAAAATACAGTGCTGTAAAAGAGGGAGGAGGACTCACAAGCTGTTGTGGATAGTCAAAGGTTGTACTCGTGAGGTCACTCCCTATCCGAAGGTTTGACCTTCCGGTAACAAACTATTTTCGGATTTGCAGGTTGCCTATAAATTTCAGTCCCTTCTAGtagccttttacgacaagcaagggCTGCCAATAACCCACAGGGTTTTGTATAATGAGCCTATGTAATTGAACAGCAAGAGAGTCATGGCCTCTCCAACTCTGTTTTTCTTGAACTCAATCCTCGGTTGCTTTTAAAATTGTCTTGAgaacttatttcttttttatggatggagtgCTTGTaagctttttttttggtttttagtaatACACAAGGAAAGACTAGACTGGTAGAGTTAAGGAACTGCTCTAACGACACGTAGTCCCAATTTTTTGAAAGTCATTGGATGATTTCGAGATCTGATATCAGTACCCCGGAATTCTAGACATTCCCTTCGAACTaggtcacacgcaagctgagtTTCACCAGgaattttgctgtggactttccaagcaGGGCAGAGTGAAAgaccggcgacgtgttgcaaggctTTGACACAGTATTTTTCACTGACGGATTAAAGATGATCTGTGGGGTCAGTGGAAGAGTTTCCTTGGATACCACAGTGTAGCCGAGTCGTGCGGTCTTCGGAAATTCGCCAGTACATTCCATCCGAGCCCCAACAtcctgactgacagccaagcggccgttAAGGCCACTGGGGAGATATCCTCCTGGCTAGTGGGGCGTGCATAAATGCACTGGAcagtctgggtggcacgctcaaagtcatcctCCTCTAGATTCTCGGTCAGAGGAAAATAGAGGGGAATCAGCGAACCGACGGCCTCTGCTCTTAGCAGTCTCTCGTTGGGCACAGTCTCCATCCTGCTGGCGACTGTTAAAGGCGGAACCTACTCGCACTACATATCACCCGTGGACTTCAGATGGCAAAAGCTCACCACCAGTGTAAAATTatagaggatttggcccgcatATAACAAGATACGACTGCAAGAGCTCTTGCTCCAGATGCGTTCAAAGACACACAATATTACGGTAGTCTGTACGGGGCACTCGCCTGTAGGGAGAAATCTAGAGAACTATAATTGCAGGGTAGCAGAGTTCCTTTCctccgtgaatgctacgggctggctctgaagatctaagcCGGGTGGGCTCTGCCCCTTGTTCTTACCACGGCAGTCATGGTTTTAGGTGTTTGTGGCACCAAAACGGCGCATCACATCcctaattggactcctcggagcggccactaatCCTACCTATCCAAAACAATAGCAATACACCTAGGAAAATCCGCATTCACTTCGAATTAAAATTACACTATATTTTCGGCTTGTTCTTTCTTTCACAAAAACTACAATAAAAGCAATTCAAATGCCTACTACAATAGGGGAAAACATTGTTTTTTGGTAAAGAAATAtcttgaaaacaacaacaagcacatgatttttcaaaattatatggaaTAGATCTCGTATCTGTATCAGTataatagtagtagtagttatAATTAGATTTGTTTCAGCTTAGAATCTCTATCGTACACGgaagatatatttttttgttttgtctgTAACAGTTGTTGCATTGTGGAGCATTTATTGAACATTGTATTTGTCTTTAGCACGTCGTTTGGCAAGTTCGGACATCCCAACCGGTCCGACATTGTTATTTTCGCGTGGTGATGCGATTGCCCGGAATGTTGCATGAACTGTAGCTTTGATAGCAGCAGCTTCCGCACTCACTTGTTGATCAACTGGTCTTAATTGGAACGGTGGCTGCTGCCAGAGCCATGGATGTTCCAAAATCTGCTTTGCTGTCGGTCGTTTGTTCGGTTGATAGTGCAACATTTGTCGGAGTAAATCTTTCGCTTGCGGGGAAATGGCCTGCCAATGCTGTAAAAGGGAATTATTTAAATCTCGTTAGTTTGTATGTATGGCGTGTGTCTCACCCCTGATTCAATATCAACTCTGCCCGCTCCTATCCTCGCTAGAATCAATTCAGGAGTGTCGGTTGGAGAGCTCGCAAAAGGTGTCTTTCCGTCCAGCATAATGTATAAAAGCACTCCTAGCGACCAAATGTCACAGGCCAAGTCGTATCCTTGTCTTTTTAATACTTCTGGTGCTACGAAATTCGCAGTATAACAAGGAGTCATAAGAAGACCATTGTCAGCACGAAGCTGTTTTGCGAATCCAAGATCGCAAAGCTTAAGGGAATCTGGTGTTTGATAAACGGAAGCATAAAGGAGATTCGATGGCTTTAAATctctgaaatgaaatgaatacgTCATTGGTTGGAAGAGGGTTGGCAAGCTCAAAAACTCCACCTGTGAACTACACCATGATCATGTAGATAGGCCACTGCTGACATAACCGTCCGAAGTACCGCGCTTGCTTCACTTTCACACATCCTTTGTATGGCTAATATTCTATCTAGTAGTTCACCTCCTTTGAGGAGATCCATTACGAGGTAAACTGAATTATTGTCAGCATAAACGCTGTACAATGTAACAATGTTCTGATGATTGCCGTACCTTAGAAGTATTTCCACTTCTTCACGGCAGCAATGTTCCGATCGATTGATTATCTAACGAAAACCAAATCATTAATTGAACTCAAAGTGGACTAAGTGCAAAATGCATACCTTAACCGCATATTGTCTTTTTGTAGATTTGTTTTCGCACAATCGGCAAACAGAGAACGTACCACGGCCCAGCTCCTGCATGATATTATAATCATCCGTGAAATTTCCAGGCTTTACTCCTGGGATCTCAACGTTGAGTGGGCGATTAACGGCTCCGTTATTCGTACTTCCATTTGACAGTGACTGAGTGATGGATTCATCAAGCAATCCTGGTGCAATAAAGCTGAAGCCACGGAATATTTCATGCGCACTTGCACTTACTGGCCCGCCAGGAGAATCCctgtgaaatatttttaatgatttgcaaaattttatttgaaataaaaataatggagCTTCTTACAACCTGGGGGATTTACTTGTGTACTCAGAATCGAAGTAGAATGCATCGTCGCGTGACACAGCGGGAATGAATGGTGGTCGGACTTCTTTTCGCACAAGTTTCTCCCAATCGATATTGGCGAAAAATTCATGTCGCTTGATATCTTCAATACCGTTTTCGGAAGCACCCAATCTAAAACAGTCAATAATTAAACTGTTTTTACATAAATCGAGTCCAATCGCATTACCTATTCTGTGGATTTCTTTTGAACAAAGCTCTCAGCAATGACTGCGCTTCAGGACTTAAGTTTTCAGGCATGCCCAATTTCGAACGAAGAATTTGTGTCATTGTATCTTGCCTGGAAGATCCATGGAATGGTAGATTGCCTGTAAGCATTTCGAACTGCaaccaagaaaaaaaataatactcgAGATTAGTTGTGAAATGTTTTCTCAAATGTATTTTGCTCACCATTAAGACTCCAAATGACCACCAATCGGCAGCAAAATGATGTCCTTTACGATTAACAACTTCTGGAGCCATATATTCCACTGTTCCACAAAAGCTGTATGTTTTTGAACCATCTAAGGGTTGTTTTGATAAGCCAAAGTCTGTAAGTGCTATGTGACCGTCCTGAAATGGGGACAACAAGTTTGTTATCATTGAGTTCTTATGGGACAGAATATACCTAGTTTGGGAGTAATTTTCGGACACTTACTTGATCTAATAAAATGTTCTCTGGTTTCAGGTCTCTGTAAATTATCCCTAAACTATGTAAATGATTTAACGCTAATGCTAATTCGGCTAAATAAAATTTGACATCCTCCTCGGTGAACATTACCtggtttaaaaaaaagtttcgaAGTTAATTTGGATCAGAAAGAAATCAATGCTTTCTCTATACTTACTTCTTTACTAAGGCGGGTGAATAGATCTCCTCCTCGGAGAAAATCTAAGATTAAGTATAGCTTTCCAGGTGTTTGGAAAGCATAATGGAGTTTCACAATGAATGCATGGCCAACGTCAGCTAGAATATTACGTTCATTTGTACTACGTACACGATCTTTAATTTTTAATGTAGCTTTTTTCAAAACCTGCAAAGAAGAGTGATTCGAGTGTCATTttaactgctaattgaatgctgATGTAGTTTTATATATCAATTTTGTTTCATCGAATTACAGATGTCGGACTGCGGCTTATCATGTCCTGGGAACCGATCTCATACAGAATATTGACTGCCAGGTTTATATGTCCAATTGTACAGAGTTACGTATCAAAGCAGACGTTTTATGAGAAACTGAATATGCTCCAGCTTTTGTTGTGGGTAGTGTAGGGGAATCCGTTTTTACATGGAGTGTCGATATTCCATGTACGCTGTCggaataccaactaaacacctctgtTATCAGGGAACTTACCTTGGAACCGTCTGACACATTACTAGGAATCCCTGCCTTCCGGTTCCCCATCTGCCGAGCACGAGTTTCCTCGCAACAAGATAAAGCCGAGCGCAATGCGCAACACAGCTTCATCTGCCAGCTTTCCTCAGTATCTTTCTGAGAATGTTGTTCGGAGAGAGTGTGATCGATGTTGTCTACCACTCCATTGTAGAAAACAGCCAGGAGATTATGCCTTCCAATCTTTGCATGCTAAGACTGACAATCTTCATTCTCACTTAGAAACTGAGTAACGCAATAACGAATCTCATCATATAGGATTACATGTGCGATTTATCCATGGATCTAAGTTGCTGATAAGCCGTCCAGTCAATCTGCTTCTtgattcattttgccaagagagttatcACTGGTTTACTGTACGTTGTGTTCTTGACGAACACTTCCCTCCCTGCAACATCACCCGCATAACCGATCAGACGCAACTCTTCTGTCATTTTGAGTTTCAGCAGGCTTTTGTAAGGAGCGTGCATTAagatagatccctgtgctattcccgacgtgacctccatcctcctctggccctctagcctctcatagagcagggagcggtttctcagataattcCCCAGCATCTGCGAGAAATAGCCCAACACGTGCAACGAATTTTCTAGAGTGACTAGTATTGTTCGTTGAAATCGTCGGTTGCGTACCTTAGCTACATATAGCATCTATGACTTCTATTATACCATCTACCGTGGACCTCCTTGctttaaacccgaactgccttaggAATGAATCTCCAgtagcacgtatcgcttcagcatccctacttctgatgagcttatCCAGCGCTTTTCTGGtcctgtcaagcatacacaatgGTTGTTATACAGACGATGGCACAGGTTCCCTTTTTTTGTTAATTCGCGTAAGCCTCATCAACTTCCAacggcaaggaaaaatgccctccttcaaggcAAGTGTTGATTGGGCCCGGCAGTAGGACTGGCCATTGTTATTTTTCGTAGAgataaccgcttcttcgaggtctttcatggtgaaaagcgGGCAGTCCTCGGCGGCTTCCAAGCTATTGTCATAAATTATGCCTATTCAACATTAATTGAGAAGTATTTCtgcagagccctgattttccgGAAGGCAAATTCCTGCATCCcgattcacctcgtcgactagGTGTTGACACCAGCGGGATTTACTTTTGTTTATCGCGTTGCGGAGTTTCTTTTCAGCTAATCTGTACTCTGTTACTGTGGTGTACGCCTCCTTCCGAGCGCTTAAGCATTGTGCCAAACGACGGAGCTTATGATCCTTCTTCTGCAGATCGACAATTTCCGCTGCCAATCAAAACATAGAAGGCGTGACCAGCTGGGTGCTCTTTGGGACACGGAAGTTCATAACTGAATGTACAACAATGACACCTGCAGCGCCACTACCCCCCGAAGTGCCCTCCTGTGCAGCTCTGTCTATTTCAAGAGCTTCAACGATTCTCTCAATGTTCACCTTCGTGACGTTTCACGTGGAGAAAGAGGACCGGGCTGGTGCACGCTGAGAAATAGAGTCAGCCACTTCATACGCATAGAAGTGAGCATCAGAAAATTCATCGAACGGCAAAGTCATATTGGAGGAAACCTCGGCAGACGGAGAGACTGCATTTGTCGTTAAATTCAGTGATGGGTTTGGTAATGATAGCCTGCGGGGTATCCTTGCTGAAGAGGATATCCAACCGTGATTAGCCTTCTATGaattggtagaagatataattACTGAGTTGCGGAAGTTGTGTATTAAGCTCCGCAGCGGGATATTTGGAACTCTTCCTACggtagtctgctaagactgCTAGAAGAATGGTACCTGGTTGATAATGCTGATAATATTGCGATCCTTATTGCTGGACGTATTATTGAACAAACGTAAATCAAACTCAGGGATATTCATGCGACGGGTAAGTACCCATGGTTTCAACTttcctttgaaaaaaatcgaagtagttatCTTGACTAAATATAGAATCCTGATTGTACATTTCGTGGCGATCGGTGAGATGATTAAAGAGTCAAAGCCAACAGTTAAGTACCTGAGATTAACCTTCATCTTGAAGATGAACCTTTTCCAGCCAAACTGTGGCGGACGTGGCTGTAGCAGGCGTTTTGGTCTTAATTCGGTTAACGACAAACGTTGAGGGGGTTACTTCTAGCAGGAAGCACCTTTTCATGATCGTGTTCTGGAATAGGGTCCTGAATGACGCCGGTCTTGTGAAAAATTGAATCGCTTTCGTCAGTAACTCTATGCAGACGGGGAAGCCCTCCCTAGACATAAGAGAGACGCTGAGAAACGCTGACAAATGGAGTCTTGTTGCACATAACATTCGGTTTTTGGTTCTCGTGAAGATGATTGAATTCGACTGATGGAAGCACCGAATATTCgggggttctttgaactgaTAATTACCCTTCCTCCTCCCGCATCCCGTAGGTGACTTGCAGGCACCCTAAGACAAGAACGCGGGGTGACTAGCTCGAAGTGATTTGTTAAAACCTTCTAACATAATTCTCTGACGATTGGACGGCGTTTAGCTGGTAGACGGACACTCTGTTGACATTCACTTACtctatccgaaaaaaaaaatgttgcgcgTCTTCATGTGTGGGGAGATTTCGagctttattttatttctctACATTCCACGTCATTATACGTTATGAATTgtaatgttttgtttttcttttcgctgTTTCCTTCGCTTCACAAATTATTTTTCTGGATTATGGTATCTTTTGCCGTTTTTAATCGTTAGAAGGGCCAAGTTCTTATTGTAGTAGGTCATCAGACTCTTCCTATTTATATCAATGGCCATCCACTTTTTA harbors:
- the LOC119658793 gene encoding ribosomal protein S6 kinase 2 beta isoform X1 → MESPNQYRRERELCHYIALSESVRWFDAHRTSMKAAISRDATSMSMTSRLLTAQDDVEMVVDENEAFELPSEELEQLGAVGGWAFAGGGTNQNHVDVPPGDDDGDVQMQEREIELRDIVREGHEKADPSQFELLKVLGEGSFGKVFLVRKVVGKDAGTLYAMKVLKKATLKIKDRVRSTNERNILADVGHAFIVKLHYAFQTPGKLYLILDFLRGGDLFTRLSKEVMFTEEDVKFYLAELALALNHLHSLGIIYRDLKPENILLDQDGHIALTDFGLSKQPLDGSKTYSFCGTVEYMAPEVVNRKGHHFAADWWSFGVLMFEMLTGNLPFHGSSRQDTMTQILRSKLGMPENLSPEAQSLLRALFKRNPQNRLGASENGIEDIKRHEFFANIDWEKLVRKEVRPPFIPAVSRDDAFYFDSEYTSKSPRLDSPGGPVSASAHEIFRGFSFIAPGLLDESITQSLSNGSTNNGAVNRPLNVEIPGVKPGNFTDDYNIMQELGRGTFSVCRLCENKSTKRQYAVKIINRSEHCCREEVEILLRYGNHQNIVTLYSVYADNNSVYLVMDLLKGGELLDRILAIQRMCESEASAVLRTVMSAVAYLHDHGVVHRDLKPSNLLYASVYQTPDSLKLCDLGFAKQLRADNGLLMTPCYTANFVAPEVLKRQGYDLACDIWSLGVLLYIMLDGKTPFASSPTDTPELILARIGAGRVDIESGHWQAISPQAKDLLRQMLHYQPNKRPTAKQILEHPWLWQQPPFQLRPVDQQVSAEAAAIKATVHATFRAIASPRENNNVGPVGMSELAKRRAKDKYNVQ
- the LOC119658793 gene encoding ribosomal protein S6 kinase 2 beta isoform X4: MPLANSADPWRAPINIVGNETAQDDVEMVVDENEAFELPSEELEQLGAVGGWAFAGGGTNQNHVDVPPGDDDGDVQMQEREIELRDIVREGHEKADPSQFELLKVLGEGSFGKVFLVRKVVGKDAGTLYAMKVLKKATLKIKDRVRSTNERNILADVGHAFIVKLHYAFQTPGKLYLILDFLRGGDLFTRLSKEVMFTEEDVKFYLAELALALNHLHSLGIIYRDLKPENILLDQDGHIALTDFGLSKQPLDGSKTYSFCGTVEYMAPEVVNRKGHHFAADWWSFGVLMFEMLTGNLPFHGSSRQDTMTQILRSKLGMPENLSPEAQSLLRALFKRNPQNRLGASENGIEDIKRHEFFANIDWEKLVRKEVRPPFIPAVSRDDAFYFDSEYTSKSPRLDSPGGPVSASAHEIFRGFSFIAPGLLDESITQSLSNGSTNNGAVNRPLNVEIPGVKPGNFTDDYNIMQELGRGTFSVCRLCENKSTKRQYAVKIINRSEHCCREEVEILLRYGNHQNIVTLYSVYADNNSVYLVMDLLKGGELLDRILAIQRMCESEASAVLRTVMSAVAYLHDHGVVHRDLKPSNLLYASVYQTPDSLKLCDLGFAKQLRADNGLLMTPCYTANFVAPEVLKRQGYDLACDIWSLGVLLYIMLDGKTPFASSPTDTPELILARIGAGRVDIESGHWQAISPQAKDLLRQMLHYQPNKRPTAKQILEHPWLWQQPPFQLRPVDQQVSAEAAAIKATVHATFRAIASPRENNNVGPVGMSELAKRRAKDKYNVQ
- the LOC119658793 gene encoding ribosomal protein S6 kinase 2 beta isoform X3; amino-acid sequence: MESPNQYRRERAHGVSNSISGLRIVSTAQDDVEMVVDENEAFELPSEELEQLGAVGGWAFAGGGTNQNHVDVPPGDDDGDVQMQEREIELRDIVREGHEKADPSQFELLKVLGEGSFGKVFLVRKVVGKDAGTLYAMKVLKKATLKIKDRVRSTNERNILADVGHAFIVKLHYAFQTPGKLYLILDFLRGGDLFTRLSKEVMFTEEDVKFYLAELALALNHLHSLGIIYRDLKPENILLDQDGHIALTDFGLSKQPLDGSKTYSFCGTVEYMAPEVVNRKGHHFAADWWSFGVLMFEMLTGNLPFHGSSRQDTMTQILRSKLGMPENLSPEAQSLLRALFKRNPQNRLGASENGIEDIKRHEFFANIDWEKLVRKEVRPPFIPAVSRDDAFYFDSEYTSKSPRLDSPGGPVSASAHEIFRGFSFIAPGLLDESITQSLSNGSTNNGAVNRPLNVEIPGVKPGNFTDDYNIMQELGRGTFSVCRLCENKSTKRQYAVKIINRSEHCCREEVEILLRYGNHQNIVTLYSVYADNNSVYLVMDLLKGGELLDRILAIQRMCESEASAVLRTVMSAVAYLHDHGVVHRDLKPSNLLYASVYQTPDSLKLCDLGFAKQLRADNGLLMTPCYTANFVAPEVLKRQGYDLACDIWSLGVLLYIMLDGKTPFASSPTDTPELILARIGAGRVDIESGHWQAISPQAKDLLRQMLHYQPNKRPTAKQILEHPWLWQQPPFQLRPVDQQVSAEAAAIKATVHATFRAIASPRENNNVGPVGMSELAKRRAKDKYNVQ